The proteins below are encoded in one region of Phaseolus vulgaris cultivar G19833 chromosome 1, P. vulgaris v2.0, whole genome shotgun sequence:
- the LOC137813511 gene encoding probable receptor-like protein kinase At1g11050 has product MVTKSNVSSLCLHLKMDKQGVLLSLLIFIFTVSIAGAASTTCPMDLSYVETFPWDTSSCRDPVDKEHCCQALLSVIGLGMSQHLKDTSLFQLPDENTSSLCLSNFQTKLSALSINSSLVPHCFPRASEFVTNTSTCAGIITIDDWKQKVGMISPLDTSCNGDLSDQTRCSICTDAGLKVTSQLNSLDPNATKCFYFTVLYASAIVNQFGPTNLGTAGCVLGMPLSVKGSSNKKEVLKIVFGLVGAVTGVVLGFVLIVIYRKWDKRRKEDRYHRSVENGVRNSVLPNTGAKWFHISELERATNKFSQRNMLGQGGDGVVYKGTLSDGTVVAVKEIFDLETKGDEDFCYEVEIISKIKHRNLLALRGCCISSDSLKGKRRFLVYDFMTNGSLSYQLSVAGANRLTWPQRKNIILDVAKGLAYLHYEIKPPIYHRDIKATNILLDSKMKAKVSDFGLAKQGNDGQSHLTTRVAGTYGYLAPEYALYGQLTEKSDVYSFGIVILEMMSGRKVLDTMNSSVVLITDWAWTLAKSGNTQDIFDQSIREEGPEKIMERFVLVGILCAHAMVALRPTIAEALKMLEGDIDIPQLPDRPVPLGHETFQSSLLHGLQSSGRSSAYFSSYLASYSTNTRTT; this is encoded by the coding sequence ATGGTCACAAAATCAAATGTTTCAAGTTTGTGTCTGCACCTgaaaatggataagcaaggaGTTCTCCTTTCTCTCCTAATTTTCATCTTCACTGTTTCTATAGCTGGTGCTGCATCTACCACATGTCCCATGGATCTCAGCTATGTTGAGACCTTTCCATGGGATACTTCATCCTGCAGAGACCCTGTTGATAAGGAGCACTGTTGCCAAGCTCTGCTCAGTGTAATTGGCCTGGGGATGTCCCAACACCTCAAAGACACTTCCTTGTTTCAACTTCCGGATGAAAACACTTCCTCCCTTTGCTTATCCAATTTCCAGACCAAACTCTCAGCCTTGTCAATTAACTCCTCTTTGGTCCCTCATTGTTTTCCTAGAGCTTCCGAGTTTGTTACTAACACTTCAACTTGCGCAGGAATTATAACTATCGATGATTGGAAGCAAAAAGTGGGCATGATTAGCCCTTTAGACACTTCTTGTAATGGGGACCTGAGTGATCAAACTCGTTGCAGCATTTGTACTGATGCTGGCCTCAAAGTGACTTCCCAACTCAATAGTTTGGACCCAAATGCCACAAAGTGCTTTTACTTCACAGTTTTGTATGCCTCAGCTATAGTTAACCAGTTTGGTCCAACAAATTTGGGCACAGCTGGTTGCGTACTAGGCATGCCGCTGTCTGTAAAAGGGTCATCGAATAAAAAAGAAGTGCTGAAAATTGTTTTTGGGTTGGTGGGTGCTGTTACTGGTGTTGTGCTGGGGTTTGTGTTGATTGTGATATACAGGAAGTGGGataagagaaggaaggaagataGGTATCACAGGTCGGTTGAAAACGGTGTGAGGAACAGTGTTTTGCCTAATACTGGTGCCAAATGGTTTCACATATCGGAGCTTGAGCGAGCGACTAATAAATTTTCTCAGAGGAATATGCTTGGTCAAGGTGGTGATGGGGTTGTGTACAAAGGGACTCTTTCAGACGGCACTGTGGTTGCGGTGAAGGAAATTTTTGATTTGGAGACGAAAGGGGATGAAGATTTCTGCTATGAAGTGGAGATCATAAGCAAAATAAAGCACAGGAATCTTCTTGCTCTTCGGGGTTGTTGCATTTCTAGTGATAGTTTGAAAGGTAAGAGGAGGTTTCTGGTTTATGATTTCATGACTAATGGAAGCCTGAGTTACCAATTGTCAGTTGCTGGGGCTAATAGGCTAACATGGCCACAAAGGAAGAACATAATCCTTGATGTGGCTAAGGGGCTTGCTTATTTGCATTATGAGATCAAACCCCCAATTTATCACCGTGACATAAAGGCTACCAACATACTTTTGGATTCAAAAATGAAAGCCAAAGTTTCAGATTTCGGGTTGGCCAAGCAAGGGAATGATGGCCAGTCTCATCTCACTACAAGGGTTGCTGGCACATATGGTTATTTGGCACCAGAGTATGCTCTTTATGGGCAACTAACAGAGAAGAGTGATGTGTACAGTTTTGGCATTGTGATTCTTGAGATGATGAGTGGAAGAAAAGTGCTTGATACCATGAATTCATCGGTTGTCTTAATCACGGATTGGGCATGGACACTGGCAAAATCAGGGAACACACAGGACATTTTTGATCAGTCAATAAGAGAAGAGGGGCCAGAGAAGATCATGGAAAGGTTTGTTCTTGTGGGAATTCTGTGTGCTCATGCAATGGTGGCTTTAAGGCCTACTATTGCTGAGGCCCTTAAGATGTTAGAGGGTGACATTGACATACCCCAATTACCTGACAGACCAGTACCACTGGGCCATGAGACCTTCCAATCTTCTTTGTTGCATGGTTTGCAAAGTAGTGGAAGATCATCCGCATACTTTTCATCATACCTTGCATCTTATTCAACAAATACTAGAACAACATAG
- the LOC137813512 gene encoding probable receptor-like protein kinase At1g11050 — protein MENHVTLLLLFLFITILIPAASPSSCPINFTYVKTFPWNTSTCTNPPNKQPCCSTLNAIFHIGLSQHLKQTSFFQLPNENTSSICLSDFQEKLTTLSIHPSFVPSCFPDPSQLVTNFSTCAGVVTSRDWEQKVDSIRLSPVQTFCKDFDDQISCTNCIAANLKVALQLTSGNPNSSETDCFSFASLYASAFVNPEGTTDFTTIGCILGVPLSREVAKRSSNKRGKVMKVVFTLLGAVVGVIIVFVLMVVMYRKWDKRRKENVYHMEIENGVRNSILTNTGAKWFHISELERATNRFSRRNMVGQGSDGVVYKGKLGDGTLIAVKENLNVESKGDEEFCYEVDIISKIKHRNLLALRGCCISSESLKGKRRFLVYDFMPSGNLSYQLSHGGLTWTQRKNVILDVAKGLAYLHYEIKPPIYHRDIKATNILLDSKMNAKLADFGLAMEGSEDQSPLTTRVAGTYGYVAPEYALYGKLTEKSDVYSFGIVVLEIMSGRKVLDTLNSSADAITDWVWTLAESGKMMEIFDESIREGPVKIMERFVHVGMLCAHAMAALRPTIAEALKMLEGDTDVPKLPDRPVPLGHASFQSSLLHGLQESGRSIQRVSSYS, from the coding sequence ATGGAAAACCACGTCACATTACTCCTTCTGTTCCTCTTCATTACCATTCTCATACCcgctgcttctccttcatcttgcCCAATCAACTTCACCTACGTTAAAACCTTCCCTTGGAACACTTCAACTTGCACAAACCCACCCAACAAACAACCCTGTTGCTCAACCCTCAACGCCATCTTCCACATAGGCCTCTCCCAACACCTCAAACAAACCTCGTTTTTTCAACTTCCCAATGAAAACACTTCCTCCATTTGCCTGTCAGATTTCCAAGAAAAACTCACAACCTTGTCAATTCACCCATCTTTCGTCCCTTCTTGCTTCCCTGATCCCTCTCAGCTCGTTACAAACTTTTCCACCTGTGCTGGTGTTGTAACTTCTCGAGATTGGGAACAGAAGGTGGACTCTATTAGACTTAGCCCGGTACAAACTTTCTGCAAAGACTTTGACGACCAAATTAGCTGCACGAATTGCATAGCAGCAAACTTGAAAGTGGCTCTTCAGCTTACTAGTGGTAACCCAAATTCTAGTGAGACGGATTGTTTTTCGTTCGCATCGCTGTATGCTTCAGCTTTTGTTAATCCAGAAGGCACAACTGATTTCACCACGATTGGTTGCATATTGGGCGTGCCACTTTCTAGAGAAGTGGCAAAAAGGTCATCAAATAAGAGAGGAAAAGTTATGAAGGTGGTTTTTACGTTATTGGGTGCTGTTGTTGGGGTTATTATTGTTTTTGTGCTGATGGTGGTTATGTACAGGAAGTGGgacaagagaaggaaggaaaatGTTTATCACATGGAAATTGAAAACGGTGTCAGGAACAGTATTTTGACGAACACTGGTGCAAAATGGTTTCACATATCGGAGCTTGAACGTGCCACTAACAGATTTTCAAGGAGGAATATGGTTGGCCAAGGTAGTGATGGGGTTGTGTACAAAGGGAAGCTCGGGGATGGAACTTTGATTGCTGTGAAGGAGAATTTGAATGTGGAAAGTAAAGGGGATGAAGAGTTCTGCTATGAGGTGGATATCATAAGCAAAATAAAGCACAGGAATCTTCTTGCTCTTCGGGGCTGTTGCATTTCTAGTGAGAGTTTGAAAGGTAAGAGGAGGTTTCTGGTTTATGATTTCATGCCTAGTGGCAACCTCAGTTACCAACTTTCACATGGTGGATTAACATGGACACAAAGGAAGAACGTAATCCTTGATGTGGCTAAGGGGCTTGCTTATTTGCATTATGAAATCAAACCTCCAATTTATCATCGTGACATAAAGGCTACCAACATACTTTTGGACTCCAAAATGAATGCTAAATTAGCTGATTTTGGGCTGGCCATGGAAGGTAGTGAGGACCAGTCTCCTCTCACCACAAGGGTGGCTGGAACATATGGTTATGTGGCACCCGAGTATGCTTTATATGGGAAACTCACTGAGAAGAGTGATGTATACAGTTTTGGTATTGTGGTTCTGGAAATCATGAGTGGAAGAAAAGTGCTTGATACATTGAATTCATCTGCGGATGCAATCACTGATTGGGTGTGGACACTAGCAGAATCGGGAAAGATGATGGAAATATTTGATGAGTCAATAAGAGAAGGGCCAGTGAAAATCATGGAAAGGTTTGTACATGTTGGAATGCTTTGTGCTCATGCAATGGCGGCTTTAAGGCCTACTATTGCTGAGGCCCTTAAGATGTTAGAGGGTGACACTGACGTTCCCAAACTACCAGATAGGCCTGTGCCTTTGGGTCATGCGTCCTTTCAATCTTCTCTGTTGCACGGTTTGCAAGAAAGTGGAAGATCTATACAACGTGTTTCATCCTATTCATGA